A window from Methylocystis sp. MJC1 encodes these proteins:
- a CDS encoding ABC transporter ATP-binding protein gives MSARLLSVEGVSKRYGAVVALDEITLDVGAGEFFALLGPSGCGKTTLMRSIAGFETPDAGRLTLSGEDLAGVPPYRRPVNMMFQSYALFPHLDVFENIAFGLRRKGEREEAIRARVGELLEMTQLAPFGARRINELSGGQRQRVALARALAPRPALLLLDEPLGALDRKLREETQFQLKEIQRKTQTSFVIVTHDQDEALAIADRIAVMRAGRLEQIASPIDIYEKPATRFVAGFVGETNFIEGVVARDSGATFVTSFARLPRAECALPEGARATLSIRPERIEISREGQGIAGRVEDYVFRGEYTLLRVRVAPDAVLRVGAYDGRFTIGDEVRLTIVPEAGVLFAEAA, from the coding sequence GTGAGCGCGCGGCTTCTCTCGGTCGAGGGCGTGTCGAAGAGATACGGCGCCGTGGTCGCGCTCGACGAGATCACGCTCGACGTCGGCGCCGGCGAATTCTTCGCGCTGCTCGGCCCGTCGGGATGCGGCAAGACCACGTTGATGCGCAGCATCGCCGGCTTCGAGACGCCGGACGCCGGCCGTCTGACGCTAAGCGGCGAGGATCTCGCGGGCGTGCCGCCCTATCGGCGGCCCGTGAATATGATGTTCCAATCCTATGCGCTGTTTCCGCATCTCGACGTATTCGAGAACATCGCCTTCGGCCTGCGTCGGAAGGGCGAGCGCGAGGAGGCGATCCGCGCGCGGGTCGGCGAGCTTTTAGAAATGACGCAGCTCGCGCCCTTCGGCGCGCGGCGGATCAATGAACTTTCAGGTGGCCAACGTCAGCGCGTTGCGCTTGCCCGCGCGCTGGCGCCGCGGCCGGCGCTGCTGCTCCTCGACGAACCGCTCGGCGCGCTCGATCGCAAGCTGCGCGAGGAGACGCAGTTTCAGCTCAAGGAAATCCAGCGCAAGACGCAGACGAGCTTCGTCATTGTGACGCATGATCAGGACGAGGCGCTGGCGATCGCCGACCGCATCGCCGTGATGCGCGCCGGCAGGCTGGAGCAGATCGCGTCGCCGATCGACATCTATGAAAAACCGGCGACGCGTTTCGTCGCGGGCTTTGTCGGCGAGACCAATTTCATCGAGGGCGTGGTGGCGCGGGACAGCGGCGCAACCTTCGTGACGTCCTTCGCGCGGCTGCCGCGCGCCGAATGCGCGCTTCCCGAAGGCGCGCGCGCGACGCTCTCCATCAGGCCAGAGCGCATCGAGATCTCGCGGGAAGGGCAGGGCATAGCGGGCCGCGTGGAAGATTACGTCTTTCGCGGCGAATATACGCTCTTGCGCGTGCGGGTGGCGCCCGACGCCGTGCTGCGCGTCGGCGCCTATGACGGGCGCTTCACTATTGGCGACGAGGTGAGACTGACGATCGTGCCGGAAGCGGGCGTTCTGTTCGCGGAGGCGGCATGA
- a CDS encoding DNA polymerase III subunit chi, whose product MVDISFYHHQTRKIEDTLSTLLERSLARGWRVVVQATSDARMNALDQRLWSYRPESFLPHGTKRDVSPETQPIYLTCGDDNPNNADVRFFVEGAHIAPILAGDAAPAERAVLLFDGENPEELANARAQWKELRDAGQTLVYQQQDESGRWVEKAREPKAKA is encoded by the coding sequence ATGGTCGATATCTCCTTCTACCACCACCAGACCCGCAAGATCGAAGACACGCTGTCCACTCTGCTGGAGCGCTCGCTGGCGCGCGGCTGGCGGGTCGTGGTGCAGGCGACGAGCGACGCGCGGATGAACGCGCTGGATCAGCGGCTTTGGTCCTATCGGCCCGAGAGTTTTCTGCCGCATGGGACCAAGCGGGACGTCTCGCCCGAGACGCAGCCGATCTACCTCACCTGCGGTGATGATAATCCCAACAACGCCGATGTGCGCTTCTTCGTCGAAGGCGCGCATATCGCGCCGATTCTCGCGGGCGACGCGGCGCCTGCCGAGCGCGCCGTGCTGCTCTTCGACGGCGAAAACCCCGAAGAGCTCGCCAATGCGCGCGCGCAATGGAAAGAGCTGCGCGACGCCGGGCAGACGCTCGTCTATCAGCAACAGGACGAGAGTGGCCGTTGGGTGGAGAAGGCGCGCGAACCAAAGGCAAAAGCATGA
- a CDS encoding class I SAM-dependent methyltransferase — MRDAEFGDRRARARERLDAIDPHMREGGAEADPQRKGWFEAVYELADDDPAGVPWANLVPHPLLAQWLEGRSLKGLRALDVGCGLGDNAEALAAAGADVTAFDLVPRAVEWAQRRFPQSAVHYRAADLFQAPAEWRGAFDLVHELYTLQALPAALLPQAARALASFVAPGGKLLVIARARDEGQQAVRPPWPLTQAQIEALAVDGLRLVSLEDIPADDRLMRHWRAEFAKEEPAK; from the coding sequence ATGAGAGACGCTGAATTCGGCGACAGGCGCGCGCGCGCCAGAGAGCGGCTCGACGCCATCGATCCCCACATGCGCGAAGGCGGCGCCGAGGCCGATCCGCAGCGCAAGGGTTGGTTCGAGGCGGTCTATGAGCTTGCCGATGACGATCCGGCGGGCGTGCCCTGGGCCAATCTCGTCCCGCATCCCTTGCTCGCGCAATGGCTGGAGGGGCGGTCGCTCAAGGGGCTGCGCGCGCTCGACGTCGGCTGCGGGCTCGGCGACAATGCCGAGGCGCTCGCGGCAGCGGGGGCGGACGTCACGGCCTTCGATCTTGTGCCGCGCGCGGTGGAATGGGCGCAGCGCCGCTTTCCGCAAAGCGCGGTTCACTATCGCGCCGCCGATCTCTTCCAGGCGCCGGCGGAATGGCGTGGCGCTTTCGATCTGGTCCACGAACTCTACACATTGCAAGCGCTGCCGGCGGCGTTGCTGCCGCAAGCCGCGCGGGCGTTGGCGTCCTTCGTCGCGCCGGGCGGCAAGTTGCTCGTGATCGCCCGGGCGCGCGACGAGGGGCAGCAGGCTGTGCGCCCGCCGTGGCCGCTGACGCAAGCGCAGATCGAGGCGCTGGCGGTCGACGGGCTGCGTCTCGTCTCGTTGGAGGATATTCCCGCCGATGACAGGCTCATGCGGCATTGGCGCGCGGAATTCGCCAAGGAGGAGCCCGCCAAGTGA